A genome region from Colwellia sp. Arc7-D includes the following:
- a CDS encoding PilZ domain-containing protein yields the protein MENITLEFISDRDLYQSYMPFMKNGGLFIRTTEHFELGADVNLFVTLPDSLEPSEISGKVSWITPIGAQNGTPAGIGVSFVEDPDNIRNQIDKSIGRLLNSSDPTLSM from the coding sequence TTGGAAAATATTACGCTTGAATTTATTTCTGATCGTGATTTATATCAGTCATATATGCCATTTATGAAAAATGGTGGTTTATTTATTAGAACAACTGAACATTTTGAATTGGGCGCAGATGTAAATTTATTTGTTACATTACCTGACTCGCTTGAGCCTTCTGAAATTTCAGGCAAAGTTTCTTGGATCACACCTATAGGTGCGCAAAATGGCACACCGGCAGGCATAGGTGTTAGTTTTGTCGAAGATCCAGATAACATTCGTAATCAAATCGATAAATCAATCGGTCGGTTGCTGAATTCGTCTGATCCTACTTTATCTATGTAA